The DNA segment CAAGTTAATCTGAGTGCCATTGTCAAGCGTACGAAGTTGAACAAAGATCCCTGAGGTTTCAATGTATATGCGTAGCAAACAGTGTACACAAGCTGTGCATGGGCTTTGAACTTTTGTCACTTTCCAAGTAGTTTTATTACTTTTCAAAAGTGATAGTAATGTGATGTCATTAATTTCGGGCAACTATAATTTGTAATGAGACTCAATTACGGTTTAGAAACGTAACTATTAATTTCAGTTAATTGCTTTTTAGGAGCAATATTGTCATATCTGGGGCGCTGCGAACATGCAATGCAGGCATAGTTTTCAAGTATGTGGGAAATTCAGTACTGACGGCAACCAAAGTCCAGGCCTGCACTGGAGACACAGTACGCACCTAAGTCGCTAAGCCCGCGCAGTTGTGTCATCGGTTCTAGTGAGAGCAGGAAATGAGACATCGCCAATTTTCAGGACGAACTTTATTGCTTCCGCATGGTGTCGCTGCGCACTGTAAGTTCCTTGATGCTTGCCCGCGGAAAATTTATCCGCCATACGGAACgcctgaaaatagaaaaaaaaaacgagaaaaatgtCATGGTTGTTTCTGTAAACGTGCACTTAAATAGGCGTAACTTATATCCTTCAGAAGTCAAAGTGAAGAAAACACCGCCATGTGTTGCGACGTCGGTAGCATCAAATGCAATGACGAGAAAGATCGCGCAAGTCTCCAAGCGCGATTATGTCCGTATAAAAAATACCTCGACGAATTGTGAAGCCTTTGGCACACCGTGGAAGAAATGTTTACGTGCGAATGTTTTCGCAATAGTAGTGTCGTTGAGTTAtgtagaatatttttttttgtttcgtataAGACTTGCGCACCTCCACGCATCAAgtacttttctttcatttttgatCCCTCTTTCATGCTGTTGTTGAACGCTTATTAGGCCGCATTAAATAGAACGAGGTCGAAAAGTTTATTCTCGACACACTGCCCCTTTTAGTGACACTCTTCAATGTGTACAAGCTAGAAGGCACACCACATGAATAACGATGAACCGTCGCGATCAAATCTGAGAAGTTCTGCACTCCTGCTACGAGAAGTAACAGCCATTGGTATTATAAGCCTTTTCTCCCACAAACGTGCCATGACTTCATAAGGAGCGAACGTCGTGAGTAACTGTGCACTCCGTATACGTTCGCGACATCGAGAAGAGATAATGTAATAGCAGATATACCAATATATGTATATTCGAGAAGGAATCTATTCTAAGAACATGTTTTCAAAATTTCTTATTAGAAGTACGAATGTCTTTATGCAGAGAAAATCATCCTTGAAAATTGTGAGTAGTGCTGAAGGCAGATGCTACGACGAGGTTTACTCACATCTGCGGCCGCCACGGCAGTGGTACCCTGGTCCACATCGGCGACCCTAGAGTTAATAAAAGTGAGCACAACATTAGATCCTGGCAATAGAAGGCAATGCACCCGATGTGGCTATTGCCAAAGTTGACTACTTTTGTGGCAAGTTTTCTCAACGCCAGCGTAGTCGTCAAAAATTACTTTCATTTGCCTTTTGTGACGGGAGATTCCACTGTAGCCATAAGATAAGTTCTTTTCGTCTAGTTTCCCTGGCTATAGTTAGCACTCTATCCGTGACCTGATAAATAGGGCTATTATCTTTGACAGCTTATTGATTGTTGATTATTGATACATGCGGTAAACTTCTACGCACGTAGCTATACAGATCCCAATACTCCTTCCAGGCCCGCATGTTCTTGTATGTTCATTATTTATCGCGTACTCGTCCTATACGGTGGCATATGTGTACTGCCGAGATATTTACGTTCGATTATTTTTctggtgtttccttttttttcgcataAACTGCATTGGCCTATTTTTTGACTTGTAAATTTGTAGCCGTTGTGTCAAGAATTCTGGACTACTCGCAAGAACTTGTCTTCTGTGTCCTTTATTTTTAAACATATCGGACTGGTTTTCCTTAAGATGTTTTTATTCTTATCGCATGATCAGAATGGAAGATAAGCCACGCCCCTTTAAAACACCAGCTTCGCCTTACATACATTTAAATTTTAGCAAGGACGAAAGTATCAATCGCTTGAGTGCGAATTGCAAAGTTATGGTGTTTTGTGTGATACGTTTACGCGTTCTGGAATGCGATACGGAAGAGTAATTATCATATACCGTACGAAAGTAGAAATTCTTTGTTCTAACGTATTATCCGCTCATCGATCCATTCGTTAATCTAGCTTTTATCCAACTTCAAAATgaggaaatgtttttttttttttctgacttccCGTTCCGCTTTTTCGACGGTGTCgtcaaatatttttcttttattctctctgtTCGATTCGTATGAACTTCTGTGTGTACGAGGTACGTAAGAAAAATTTCACTTCCGCAGTAAACGCAGACATGTTCACAACTTCATCTTATGAGAAACTTATTTTGCTTCATTTTGTAGACTTGGTAACAAGCTGTTGAGTCACTGCTGCGCAAAAGTAAGTGTAAACATCAAAGTTTGCTGCAGATTCAGACTCCAACCCAACGGGCAAGCATGGATAGTAACTATTTGTGATGGCTCGTTGGTGCTTGCATCGGAGAAAGATTTTAAGCTGGACTGCGGGATAATCCCGAAGCGAGGAAGAATAACTGGCTGATTCGCTTTTAATTTccattttgcttgtttgtttcatGCGCAAACTGCTACACAAATTGTCAAGTcgctgcatgttttttttttttttgtttgtttaagcAGGGTGATGGGATAGTCATGACATAaggaagaataactgactcattTCTCCATTTTGATTTCCCCTTTTGCTTGTTCGTTTTATGCGCCCATTGCTACATTGCTAACTTTCAGTCGCCGTGGTATTCCAGAAAATCAAAACGTTAAGAGCGAGAACTGATAAGGCTGAACAAGAAAGGCAAGCTTACGTTGCAGTACCCTCCTCCACCTCCACCTCCAGGGTAGCCGCCTCCGCCGCCTGGATAGCCACCGCCTCCGCCTGGATAGCCACCGCCTCCGCCTGGGTAGCCACCACCACCATGCGGGGGGTAGCGACCCCCGCCTCCGTGCGGCGGGTAACGGCCTCCGCCGCCATGTCGTTGGCAGTACGCCAAGCACACTGAAAATACAAGACGCGCGTTGCAAGTACCTCGTACTCCTACAGCATATAGCTCTCTAAACAGCGTTTCTGCCTCTAGGTGTTAAATACCAACCTTCAAGATCCGCGAGGCCGAGGGTGGCCTCACACTATCAAAGCAATGATTGCTTATCTCACGCACTATACCACTTTATTCCAGTGTCGTACTGGCGTTCAGGGACGGTCCAAACAGGAACCTGCGGCCGCGATAGCTACGCTTCGATCTCTTGTTGCTCACCTGATTTGGATTTCAGTATTTGTCAGTTTTTCTTTACTCATTTTCTGTTGTGTTCGTGAGAAATTGCATTACTTTCCTCTTCGTGACTCCTCAAACTTCCCAAGTTTCCGTTGAACTCCTTCCCTCTTAACAACATATCTGGGATATATTTGCGCTCGTGAGCCACATGAATTAAGAAAGCGAAAACACGTTGACAGCTCTGTCGGGAACAGACACAGTGGTCGCACCTCAGTGGTCTTGCCTATACTATGACTCTACCCAAAAGCTCATTAGCCAATACCTATATGGATTAGACAATACATGAAATTACAAAGCTGATTTTActcggcaggaaaaaaaaaacattgcagtgCCGCCCACGACTAGCAACGTCGTTTACTTATGCAATATGCTGAAATCGGTAAGTTGGCAGGATTATTTTCCTAGCGAAATATCCCGTTCACAAAAAGCTTTCTCGTTCTAAGCGCGTTCATCATTCCTCATTTCAGCGAAGGTGCCCGGGCACCTCAAGGGCTTTTCAAACATTACTGCGGGAATGTCACGGCCTCACTGCAAGCTCTGTGGTGTACGGAGAGAAAGGGACAAACGAAAGAAACGCAGGTTCGTGTTTTGAATGGAAAGAATTGTTTGCTGTTCTGGTCTATGGTCGAGGCTGTGTTGTTGGCAAATAcattgctcgcgcatgcgcaacagCAGTAAAAATTTTGCAATGTGTTGATTTGAATAGTGGACGTTGCTAACTGCGACAGTTCTCATGTATATCGTAGCGAAATTGTATGTTTCACAATGCAAATTGTGCGGCACGTAGGTTTGTTTCACTTTGGTGAATTAGGCATTAAGCACATGCGTTGACGGATGTTTAGTTATGCTCAAGAATAAACACGTCCGCCCAGCTAAGCTACGAATAGACCCTTAGCTACAAGTCATGAGTACTGAGCCTGTACATGAGCGCCGAAGAACTAACTGTTGCAAAGCACACTTTGAATACAAGAAGGTCTTAGGTTTATTCAGATTTGGTATATTATCAGTGCACCTACGTACTTAAGGCGTACGTACTTTATGTACTTAAACTTATTTACTGTTTTCGTCCTTCCGATCCCGCTTGAACGCGGCCTGGTGTCGAAATGTGAACCTCGGACCCAGAAGCATGGACGCCGCAACCATTAAGATGTTTGGCGGGAGGCTCAGTTACTTCTTTATTTTACGCTTCCTGTCGATTTCGACGACTTGCGCTAGCTTTCATCTGGTCGTTTGACCTGAACATAATCTGCCTCCGATGCAACGTAGGTGGCTCGTATTGTCTGATCCCAGACTTCTGCGTGCAACGCTGTTATTTTCATTTTATGAAGAACTGCAATCAAAAAGGGTGCTTGAGAATCAAAGCACGATACTCTTCAGGCATGGTCAAACTCTTGCAAGTGTGAAATTCTTGCAAAAATGTATGGCGCCTTTGGAGTATTCATTGATGAAGTGTTTGGTTATCAGGCGGCCAGACGTTTCAAAGTTTGTCCGGGGCTACAAaattcgaagcacaggaaatgaaACTTACACCTATTTTTCACTCGCAGGAGATATTACAGAAAGctccgaataataataatatatgtggttttccacgccaaaaccacgatatgaggcttgccgtagtggagggctccggaaatttcgaccacctggggttctttaacgcgcacctagatatatagtacacgggcctctaggaatttgcctccatcgaaatgtgacggcagcggccgggatcgaacccgcgactttcgtgtcagcatctgagcaccgtaagcactgtaCCACAGCGACAGTTAGAAAGATCCAAAATGTCCCTGTCCGCGAGATTTTCAGGACTCACCCATAAATAGTACGAGCGCCAAAACGAGCACCACTCCTTTGGATCCCATGACGACGGTAAGGGAACCGGACAGGTCTCAAAACGGAACGAGACTGACCACGGCTGACCCTTGTCGGGGTCCTTTTCAAGGGCACCGTCAACAACGCCACACGAGCCGGGTGGTGGCGGAGAGGAGGGTGACGTATCGATAAGGCACATAGAGGATTGCGTCCGCGCTCGAAAAATCCTGTTTTCGCCGTCCAATGCCTGGTCAGAGACCTCTAGTGCTGATCACCCCTACCGCTGAACTATCTTGTCTTCGCCGACGGCACTGGCCAGTGAGCAAGGCGGAACAACCGGATCCTGAAGATTCCCTGTCACTGCATAGGAACAGTTCATTCGCTCGTGCGTTACGTCACACGTGGCCCCGCATCGGGGCAAGTTGGGCGCATTGGTTGGCCGAGATGACGGGGCCTGGTGGGGTGTCTGGTGGGTTGTCTGGACGTAGGTTGCGCAGTACAAATCAACACAGGTTACCACGTTTCAACTGTCCTCAGGCGAGCTTTCGCAATTTTACGCGCAACGGGAGGATCAGTTGCGGTGCCGAGCATTGCGGAAACCATTTAAAATTCTGCGCAAGTACACTGCAGGCGTGCATCTTCGGCATACCAGAAACACGATTCACTGCCTACAACTAAGGATGAACGGAAGAAGCGGAAGAGATGCTATCACTTTTATTTTTGAGGGAGAGGACAGCGTCTTGCTTCAGCAAGGCAATAAAACAGCAGTCCACGTGTCGCAGATTACGTGCTGGTTATTCTGGCAAACAGAAGGAGGGAAAGGACAGATAAGTTTATTTCTGGCGTCCTTGAAAACATTTAAATAAGAAGTGAAACAGGCCGTGGAAGTCAAGCTATGTCGCGCACACGTACTACGAGTGCGAGCCTCGGCTTAGGAGCACGTGCAAGGCCAGATAAAAGGTTCTTTATTACGCACGTCTCTTGAAGGTGTATCTACAGCTTGGGCAATTCGGCGCTCGGATAAACAACCGCGTCGACATAAAACCTAAGTTTTCTTTGTCTGTTTCTCTTCATCACAATCAAATGAACTTCTAATGAGATGCCAAATGCAAAGCAATGTTCTCTCTAGACCCTCAAGCGTGTTCTCTTGGAAGAAAAttgtttcaacagcgaagctgtttagcaaattgcTCCTTCTCCGGCggaccaaaaaactatcatcatcataaacggctatgtgccgcAGAAACCGGGTAAATCTCGCGTCTCATTatcataaacggctatgtgccacagaaattgggtaaatccaatTACCCACGACTGGTGCAATgaaagtgaagaaggcaacagttagcccaacaaaaagaaagagagaaagagaaagaaagaggtagagagaaacaacgagagagataataaaagccttgaatagtatagtatagcaaggaggtgagaaaggtaagtgagggtgaggaggagggaaatacatatagaaagagatagaaagaagtaaagagacagatagaaagaaacaggcacgaaAGGGTTGTATGTGCACTAAGTTTATATGTACACGTCTCATAGAATTTTTTTGTTACTAAGATCACAAAACGACAATCTTGGCCCTAAAGTGTAGCGGCGAACGCTTGAACAGACGCCAGGAACTGTTATAGATGATTTTCTGTTTAAATGAGATTAGCCTCGCATTAGTTTACTGGAGAGCTGATAGTCGGTGTACTTTCCATTCATTCTGTGCGTTTACCAGGTctgtagccaggaatatttttcgggggggggggggggggggggggggcacttgctcaaaacgttgtctatttgagaaaaatgcctatttttattatttatttttggtgaaaacacgtacttcaccaaaacttcggggggggggggtgtaggtcCGGATcccatgagtaaaaaaaaaaaaagtgtaggtCCGGATCTCATGAGTTACCTCCCGGTAATGTTCAGTTGTTGTCGGGGGgggggcctagccccccccccctgctacgaGCCTGGTGTTTACTTATGCGTAAGCTATCGTGGCATAGTTGCGTGATTCAGTTGAGCGATATGTATACAGGAATATTGCAGGGAAACACTGGGTGCATTGCTTTCTCCGCCTTTGTGCATACGCGTTTATTTTTAGTTTCACAGGACACAGACAATTTAAATTATGTCTTTTTAAGGCCTAAAATCTTAGCAGAATCATGGGATGTGAAGTGATGCAGTGATGGGCACCACCCGCCACTTATATAGGGATCGAACGGATGACCATATGCCAAGATGATCGACTTTGTGAACGGCAGTTTCAGAGTgggcttacgaaaaaaaaaatctttctgaATGACAAGCACTCTTTATTCGACTAAATTTCTACGGAAAGTCACGAAACATATAGTTCACAACTATTGCGACAATCATTGCCGGTAACTGCATCAACGACCATTTGTCCCTAATATTTCACGTACAatttgtgggaaccacgcccaccggctatcgcgaaatagcgccacgtgctgcgcagaggcggtgcgcgtggcccagctgcgcggcttaaaaggggcagcctgcgcgccgctcaggggagacgtgcctgggatgccaggaaggacggatgctgccacccgcgctggccgattgctgctgccgccgatcatggtcgtcacctcgtcgtctcgtgtgcctggaccgaccccgccgtatgcagcgtagagttaaataaattgttgttgttgtttgttgcgagttgaagcctccgtcttccttgctttaactgcggacgggacgcagcaagcccagtacccacaaatTGTGCAATTTTGTACAGTGCATATATGCACAATTGTTCATACGCGGCCTGCAATTGGCCACAGTGGATTTCCGTGACAGGGTGGGAACCTTGTCCCCAAGGAAATACGGCGCTTTGaactttacagcgaaagttggacTTCCCTTACTTTGGAGAGACTGTCTTTTTTGTCAGCTTCGTCATAATTCAAACGAAAACTTATTTTGCGGCTCCATCAGAAACAAACTCGATCGCTATCCTAATCGTTGTGCCACTTTTCACAGCGTGAGCTGTTATGGCATCGCTGCAACTGCCTATTCTGGTGGTGATGCCGTCCGCCGCCACAACCGCCAGTGTACATCGTAGATACTGCTAACAATGGCAAAAAGATGCGTTTGTTTCTGTTGGGTTCGAACCACAacacaaaagaagaaacacaaaatgCCGTCATAAGGTTGGGCCTTGATCAGATTGAAGCCGCGGTCGCCAGACGCGTAAAACTGCCCACGCGATTTGAGCATTCAAATAAGCCTGATCCTCCAGTGGTATTGGATGCAAAGACAAAGCTCCGAAAAGAGTTCTTTGCGGCAGTTGACTGCGTGACATCCGAAATAAAGAAAACGGTTtgaccagagccgtatattcccgaaggaatatacggctctgggtttGACCAACCAGGCGTGGACTATCTAGCCAAGCTTGAATGCGCGATCGTCAACAGTACACGTGGACAGGGATTAACCGAGGAGGCACTGAAAGAAGCGCTCGAAGTCCACAGCACAGAATTTGATCTAGACAGGCTTGTGGCACAGCTATCTACTCCTTCCAACAGTTATTTCTGGGGCAGGTGTCAACACTGTTGAAGATGTGGCTGAACAACTGAGGTCCGAGTCTCAAACAGTTCGGAATCTTTTGGACCAGGTTGTGAAACTTGTGCAGCTTTTGTTGACTGTACCGGCATCAGCGGCATCAGGATAGCGCTCTTTTAGTGCACTCCAGCGAGTGAAGACATATCTTCGCAGTCGCATGACGCAGGCCCGTCTCACTCATCTTCTTCTCCTGCACACCCACCGGGAAAGAACAGGAAAGTTATCTCTGGATAAAGTCATGAACGAATTTATAACGAAAACGGCCGAACGCTCAGCAGCGTTTGGTTCATgctagctgtgttttttttttcgcaacccaGTTATATGGTCGAGTACTGAGTGTCCTGTGTTTGTAATCGACGCACCGGCGCATTTGATTATCAGTCCAATATAgacgtatttttgtttccttccttattCCGCGTATTTCTAGCTGTTGTCATTTATGTAATGCACTCTGTCATCGTACAGAATAATGTGTATCACCTATTTGTGAATCCATGATACATTACCTTTTGTTCGCACTTATACCCTTTGTGCTTATCTGCATCATTAAATCTGCATTCGTCTACATTGTATAACTTCAGTTGACATACTATCGGccattaatttttttcttgcgtgcggAAGTGCTGAAATAAATGCATGAAAGGGGACGCTTACCTTAGCGAAATTTTTTAATGAAGTGCATCTTTCCGTTGTTCAGATAATGTGTGTCACATGATTAAACAGATCATGTTTGTAATTGTGACGGCTCACTTTAGTAAATAAACATTGTTAGTGTAAATCGTTCTAATTTATGTGTGACTGTTTTCGTTTGAAGACGGGAAATGACGTCTTTATTGATGTGACGCTAGAAATACACTAAAAATACAAGCCTTTTGCTCAATTAaggtaatatttaaaaaatcaaTCATGAGCAATGGTAGAGGAAACAGCCATTTCAAAGCAGCTAAGTAGCAAGTATGCCTATATTTTATTGTGCAGCCTTAGTCAAATTATACAGACAACCAGGGAGTGCTACCTTTCACATCGTGACCTAAACCGTATACACAACCAACACGATTGTTTGCAGTTGTTTTATCGCTATGGATATGCATAAACTATAGAGAAAGATGTTTTACTTAATCAGAAAATGCAAATTACTACGAGACAGTTGCTCCTAATTTAATAGAAAAAGTTAGCAgagtaaaaagaaaggataatAATGGTCATGGTTGAGATGCCCATCTTAAAGCTGACAAATCTTCTCTGTAAAGTCACACGTACGCTAAACAAATCAGAAACGTGCGTGTACGTGTGTATTTTTCGCGCGTGCGcacttgtttgtgtgcgtgcacatTAGAGTATGGTTCCAAACGTTATCCTGTGACCAGCCGGAAATCGTGGCTTAGCGGTTATCTCGAGCCCCCCTGCCGCGAAAGACTTCCGGAGCCTCTGGGCactgatgagctttagttgcttaaagggcccctcaccaggccaaatagcaaattttagttagacgctggaagttgttgtgtgccgaatgaagagcagtatgccgcaagaattttttaaattggttcattacgagctgagaaaaacaataatttgtagtggcgcgaaaccatgatgggAGGAGGCAAGTTTCAAACCACTGCCACTCGCCCCCGTGTAGCCtcagcaagccaaatcccttccctgccctcttcacttgacacatacgcatgaacacgtcatgcgcatgcatggtcacgtgcgcatgacgtgcccgagccagcccgagcacgcgagcggcgttgcacggccgcttcctctttttttaggggcgaagctccttaaggcggcacccgttcgtccctcgtagtcgtcgtggtcgtagtagtgagtaacaagtcttacgctttgacctccaaggtggtgccggtgggagatttctcctgtgcgttgttgaacaataaaaaattcgcagcgtgcgcgttaactaaaagccgaattcttctgtctctcattccccattagcagccattggcatgttccagtaggaaacgttagtagaagtagaagtgtaagtgttagctaaaagccgacttcttctgtctctcattgctattagcagccattgtttacctccaaggtagtgcctggtgagatttctcctgtgcgtgataaacaataaaaattttgttcaaaacgccgttgattgatgaaataaaccaacgaaagacgccagatgttttgtaaaagcagaacgaaagaaacgccagatgtttttcttaaagtgtagtagtagtagttgtatttagccacctcgcccgatcgtcaacgggcgaggtggaccggcaacggcgcgaggaccctgccgtacgagagctaaatcacactaaaagacatactttgcgggcgatacactctagtgagctttcaacttttcgtcttaatgtacatgataaagaattatttctacgaaaaacgcaaggcacaccttgaacaatatgtttggttttgggacgctaaatggaaccatgaggcgatgcgaagccgga comes from the Rhipicephalus sanguineus isolate Rsan-2018 chromosome 6, BIME_Rsan_1.4, whole genome shotgun sequence genome and includes:
- the LOC119398014 gene encoding major prion protein-like, whose amino-acid sequence is MGSKGVVLVLALVLFMVCLAYCQRHGGGGRYPPHGGGGRYPPHGGGGYPGGGGGYPGGGGGYPGGGGGYPGGGGGGGYCNGRRCGPGYHCRGGRRCVPYGG